A region of Periophthalmus magnuspinnatus isolate fPerMag1 chromosome 13, fPerMag1.2.pri, whole genome shotgun sequence DNA encodes the following proteins:
- the p2ry2.1 gene encoding P2Y purinoceptor 2, translating into MSSSDNVTYPNTSSGYLCEFQEDFKYILLPVSYALVFVIGLALNATALYVIIFRTKHWKPSTIYMLNLTVCDTLYILTLPFLVYYYADENDWPFSEPFCKIIRFLFYANLYGSILFLCCISLHRFLGICYPVRSLNWVSPRRAKLVSVAVWACVLLCQAPILYFSRTRDVDKERVCYDTTSPELFDDFLVYSSVVSVFMFALPFMVVMVCYGLMVRKLLEPGWAAEVRPGLRGGLGTQHYKQKSVKMIIIVLATFMLCFLPFHLTRSLYYSFRYLQQINPAQVSCSLLEASSVAYKVTRPFASANSCIDPILYFLAGQGIRGTLTKKKRSVSKCLPQCDTTKL; encoded by the exons ATGAGCAGTTCAGATAACGTTACATATCCAAATACCTCCAGTGGATACTTGTGTGAATTCCAAGAGGATTTCAAGTACATCCTCCTACCTGTCAGCTACGCTTTGGTGTTTGTGATTGGACTTGCCCTAAatgccactgctctgtatgtGATCATTTTTCGCACCAAACACTGGAAGCCCTCTACTATCTACATGCTGAACCTAACAGTATGTGACACTCTCTACATCCTCACTCTGCCATTCCTTGTCTACTACTATGCGGATGAGAATGACTGGCCCTTCAGCGAACCCTTCTGCAAGATCATACGCTTCTTGTTCTATGCCAACTTATATG GTTCCATATTGTTCCTGTGCTGTATAAGCCTGCATCGATTCCTTGGCATCTGCTATCCTGTGCGCTCTCTGAACTGGGTCAGTCCACGTCGGGCTAAGCTGGTATCTGTGGCAGTTTGGGCTTGTGTGTTACTCTGTCAAGCCCCTATTCTCTACTTCTCCAGAACTAG GGATGTAGACAAGGAGAGAGTGTGCTATGACACCACCAGTCCAGAGCTCTTTGATGACTTCTTGGTGTACAGCTCTGTGGTGTCTGTCTTCATGTTTGCCCTGCCCTTCATGGTGGTTATGGTGTGCTATGGGCTCATGGTCAGGAAGCTGCTGGAGCCAGGATGGGCAGCTGAGGTTAGACCAGGCTTAAGAGGAGGTCTGGGGACCCAGCACTACAAGCAGAAATCAGTCAAGATGATCATCATTGTCCTGGCAACATTTATGCTCTGCTTTCTGCCCTTTCATCTGACCAGAAGTCTGTACTACTCATTCAGATATCTGCAACAAATCAACCCAGCACAG GTCAGCTGTAGTCTACTGGAAGCCTCCAGTGTGGCCTACAAAGTGACACGACCTTTTGCCAGTGCCAACAGCTGTATTGACCCCATCCTGTACTTTCTGGCGGGCCAGGGCATCCGGGGTACCCTCACCAAGAAGAAAAGAAGTGTGTCAAAATGTTTACCACAGTGTGACACTACTAAACTCTAA